One stretch of Synergistaceae bacterium DNA includes these proteins:
- a CDS encoding Glu/Leu/Phe/Val dehydrogenase, with protein MQARRKSSNVLLDTALQEFYGAADEMGLDEKLVSILSHSERRVHVTIPVEMDDGSVNVFDGYRVQHSTAIGPSKGGIRFDTEVDMDECEALAMLMTWKCALAGIPYGGGKGGICCDPLNMSKKEKEKLSRTYAARIEPIVGSWSDVPAPDMNTSGQEMVWIMDTISKMRGKLEPSLLTGKPIKYWGSYGRTEATGRGVATCGLEFMKVLNKNPDDVTAAVQGFGNVGSYTAKTLNEAGVKIVAISDVTGSYYSADGIDIRKAFAAIHAHPKKLLEGFEKIGGCEKIDDVLFADAEFLFPCARDGVLNRDTAGSVKAKYIVEGANGPITPDGDKILDDKGVIIVPDFLANSGGVIGSYFEWAQNLQGEFWPEEEYNNKLMNIMKGNFRLVWDYAESKHLKMRRAATMAAIQRVADVLEMRGIFL; from the coding sequence ATGCAGGCACGGCGAAAATCTTCAAATGTATTACTTGACACAGCTTTGCAGGAGTTTTACGGCGCAGCTGATGAAATGGGACTTGATGAGAAATTAGTATCTATCTTGAGTCATTCTGAGCGCAGGGTTCACGTTACTATACCTGTTGAAATGGACGACGGCTCCGTGAATGTCTTTGACGGTTACAGAGTTCAGCACTCTACAGCGATAGGCCCGTCAAAAGGCGGAATAAGATTTGATACTGAAGTAGACATGGACGAATGCGAAGCCCTTGCTATGTTAATGACGTGGAAATGTGCGCTCGCCGGTATTCCTTATGGAGGCGGTAAAGGCGGAATTTGCTGCGATCCCCTCAACATGTCCAAGAAAGAAAAAGAAAAATTATCACGCACCTATGCTGCAAGAATTGAACCCATTGTCGGAAGTTGGAGCGATGTCCCCGCGCCTGACATGAACACAAGCGGTCAAGAAATGGTCTGGATAATGGACACAATAAGCAAAATGCGCGGAAAACTTGAACCGAGCTTATTAACCGGCAAGCCAATAAAATATTGGGGCAGTTATGGACGAACAGAAGCAACCGGCCGAGGCGTGGCAACTTGCGGGCTTGAGTTCATGAAAGTGTTAAACAAGAACCCCGATGACGTTACAGCAGCAGTACAGGGTTTCGGCAATGTCGGGAGCTACACAGCCAAGACTCTTAATGAGGCAGGAGTCAAAATCGTAGCAATCAGTGATGTAACAGGCTCGTATTATTCTGCTGACGGAATAGACATAAGAAAGGCATTTGCGGCGATTCATGCTCACCCTAAGAAATTGCTTGAAGGTTTTGAGAAAATCGGAGGCTGTGAAAAAATTGATGATGTTCTCTTTGCTGATGCTGAGTTCTTGTTCCCATGTGCGCGCGACGGAGTATTAAATCGCGATACAGCAGGCAGCGTTAAAGCAAAATATATCGTCGAAGGCGCAAACGGCCCTATCACCCCAGACGGCGATAAAATTCTTGATGATAAGGGCGTTATAATTGTTCCTGATTTTCTTGCTAATTCCGGTGGTGTTATAGGCTCATATTTTGAGTGGGCGCAGAATTTGCAAGGCGAGTTTTGGCCGGAAGAAGAATATAATAACAAGCTCATGAACATAATGAAAGGTAATTTCAGGCTTGTATGGGATTACGCGGAGTCAAAGCACTTGAAGATGAGGCGTGCGGCAACTATGGCGGCTATTCAAAGAGTCGCAGACGTTCTTGAAATGCGCGGAATATTTTTATAG
- a CDS encoding aminoacyl-tRNA hydrolase, with protein sequence MRLIAGLGNPGIEYAFTRHNMGWQCIDFIASNNNLGRPSHKFNAECWRWRDIVLLKPLTFMNASGLAVSEAVNFYKIELEDVLIIYDDMALPYGKLRLRAQGSAGGHNGLASIIGALGDLHVPRLRIGIGKAPGDMINYVLGHLTPEERENLPAILDRAKIAINAWLDKDIQKAMTIVNADPSENL encoded by the coding sequence ATGCGTCTTATTGCTGGTCTTGGAAATCCGGGAATTGAATACGCCTTCACCCGTCATAATATGGGCTGGCAGTGCATTGACTTTATCGCGTCAAATAATAATCTCGGCCGGCCTTCACACAAGTTTAATGCTGAGTGCTGGCGGTGGCGTGATATTGTTCTGCTCAAGCCTTTAACTTTCATGAACGCTAGCGGACTTGCAGTGAGTGAGGCTGTAAATTTCTACAAGATCGAGCTTGAAGACGTGCTGATAATTTACGATGATATGGCGCTCCCCTACGGAAAATTGCGTTTACGTGCGCAGGGCAGTGCGGGAGGTCATAACGGGCTAGCGTCGATTATAGGTGCGCTGGGTGATTTGCATGTGCCTAGACTGCGAATAGGAATCGGCAAAGCTCCGGGAGACATGATTAATTACGTTCTCGGACATCTGACACCGGAAGAACGCGAAAATTTACCGGCAATATTAGATCGGGCAAAAATCGCAATAAATGCGTGGCTCGATAAAGACATTCAGAAAGCTATGACAATCGTAAATGCTGACCCTTCGGAAAATCTTTAA